In Natrinema amylolyticum, the following are encoded in one genomic region:
- a CDS encoding NUDIX hydrolase: MNEVTYVQKACAYITRGTGELLVFEGPGHDGLQIPKGTLETGESPREALFREVREESGLVTLNGTRRLTTDIWTRREGRRYVRHFFHSRVHEPRDRWTHTVTDGGGEHGSEFEFRWVRPTTVGDGEFALDLDEYVGLLPTVPGPEAVASASD; the protein is encoded by the coding sequence ATGAACGAAGTCACGTACGTTCAGAAGGCGTGCGCGTACATCACGCGCGGGACGGGCGAGCTTTTGGTCTTCGAGGGGCCCGGACACGACGGACTGCAGATCCCGAAGGGAACGCTCGAGACGGGCGAATCACCGCGGGAGGCGCTGTTCAGGGAGGTCCGCGAGGAGAGCGGCCTCGTGACGTTGAACGGGACCCGACGCCTGACGACCGATATCTGGACGCGACGCGAAGGCAGGCGGTACGTGCGTCACTTCTTCCACTCGAGGGTGCACGAGCCCCGAGATCGGTGGACTCACACCGTCACCGACGGCGGGGGAGAACACGGGTCCGAGTTCGAGTTCCGCTGGGTTCGGCCGACGACCGTCGGGGACGGTGAGTTCGCGCTCGACCTCGACGAGTACGTCGGCCTGCTCCCGACCGTTCCCGGACCCGAGGCGGTCGCGAGCGCCTCGGACTGA
- a CDS encoding bile acid:sodium symporter family protein, protein MTLQRSLELIGNFTSKYFVVWVLVVSPLALYSPEAFTWIAPYITPLLGIIMLGMGLTLTPEDFRRILERPRDVFIGAMGQWILMPTIAYALVVALGLPEEIGIGLILVGAAPGGTASNVMTYLGRGDVALSVSITSLTTIAAPLVMPAWIVLLAGESITVTFAEMATSIVQVVLLPVIGGLALRYVLDEYAPAVARAGLSIFPAISVVAIVAIVAAVVGLSVETILGASVLVFLAVVLHNGLGLGAGYAVGHAANMAEDRARACAFEVGLQNSGLAVALATAHFSPSAALIPALFSVWHNVSGPALATLFTRLDGDAPVGEGEPAVASD, encoded by the coding sequence ATGACGTTACAGCGCTCCCTGGAACTGATAGGTAATTTCACAAGTAAGTACTTCGTCGTCTGGGTACTGGTCGTCTCTCCGCTGGCACTGTATTCGCCCGAGGCGTTCACCTGGATCGCGCCATACATCACCCCGCTGCTGGGCATCATCATGCTCGGAATGGGGCTGACGCTGACCCCCGAGGACTTCCGCCGGATCCTCGAGCGGCCGCGGGACGTCTTCATCGGGGCGATGGGCCAGTGGATTCTGATGCCGACGATCGCCTACGCCCTCGTCGTCGCGCTCGGATTGCCGGAAGAGATCGGTATCGGACTGATCCTCGTCGGCGCAGCGCCGGGCGGCACCGCGTCGAACGTGATGACCTATCTCGGTCGCGGCGACGTCGCGCTGTCGGTGTCGATCACGTCGCTGACGACGATCGCCGCGCCGCTGGTGATGCCGGCGTGGATCGTCCTGCTCGCGGGCGAGTCGATCACGGTCACGTTCGCCGAGATGGCGACGTCGATCGTGCAGGTCGTCCTGCTCCCGGTCATCGGCGGTCTCGCGTTGCGCTACGTGCTCGACGAGTACGCGCCGGCGGTCGCGCGGGCGGGGCTCTCGATCTTCCCTGCGATCAGCGTGGTCGCAATCGTCGCCATCGTCGCGGCCGTCGTCGGACTCAGCGTCGAGACGATCCTCGGCGCGAGCGTTCTGGTCTTCCTCGCAGTCGTGCTGCACAATGGCCTCGGGCTGGGAGCCGGCTACGCCGTCGGCCACGCGGCGAACATGGCCGAAGACCGAGCCAGAGCGTGCGCGTTCGAAGTCGGTCTGCAGAACAGCGGCCTCGCGGTCGCGCTCGCGACGGCTCACTTCAGTCCGAGCGCCGCGCTGATCCCGGCGCTCTTCAGCGTCTGGCACAACGTCTCCGGGCCGGCGCTCGCGACCCTGTTCACGCGACTCGATGGCGACGCGCCCGTCGGGGAGGGGGAACCGGCCGTCGCCTCCGACTGA
- a CDS encoding DUF7560 family zinc ribbon protein: MKPYEFTCPDCRREIPVTDPMREATLANGCPVCGRPVAEDNFAT, encoded by the coding sequence ATGAAACCGTACGAATTTACCTGCCCCGACTGTCGCCGAGAGATCCCGGTGACTGACCCGATGCGCGAGGCGACGCTGGCGAACGGCTGCCCCGTTTGCGGACGGCCGGTGGCCGAAGACAACTTCGCGACCTGA
- a CDS encoding SDR family oxidoreductase yields the protein MPTRTLLTGATGTLGTALRPRLRTAGRDVRAASRSPPSDGDDGAWIAMDLTDGTGVREAVDDVDVVVHAATAPQGDTEAVDVRGTERLLEAAADAGVSNFLYVSIVGVDKIPFSYYEHKLAAERAVAASAVPSTIVRATQFHSFVADILETVSKLPVWPLPTGIRLQPIDAGEAADAIVERAIPESAGRVPDIGGPEVRTVRDLATTYRDVRGLRRPIVRLPLPGETAAAFRAGDGLCPDRTVGSVTWKEWVTARYD from the coding sequence ATGCCCACTCGAACCCTTCTCACGGGCGCGACCGGAACGCTCGGGACGGCGCTGCGCCCTCGGTTGCGAACTGCGGGCCGCGACGTTCGGGCGGCGAGCCGTTCGCCGCCGTCCGACGGCGATGACGGTGCCTGGATCGCAATGGACCTGACCGACGGGACTGGCGTTCGCGAAGCCGTCGACGATGTCGACGTGGTCGTCCACGCGGCGACTGCGCCCCAGGGCGACACCGAGGCCGTCGACGTTCGCGGCACCGAACGGCTGCTCGAGGCGGCGGCCGACGCCGGCGTCTCGAATTTCCTCTACGTCTCCATCGTCGGCGTCGACAAGATCCCCTTCTCGTACTACGAGCACAAACTGGCGGCCGAGCGGGCCGTCGCGGCCAGCGCGGTCCCGTCGACGATCGTCCGCGCGACGCAGTTCCACTCGTTCGTTGCCGACATTCTCGAGACGGTCTCAAAACTGCCGGTCTGGCCGCTGCCGACGGGAATTCGGCTCCAGCCGATCGACGCGGGGGAGGCGGCGGACGCGATCGTCGAGCGCGCGATCCCCGAGTCGGCCGGCCGAGTGCCCGATATCGGTGGACCAGAGGTACGGACCGTCAGAGACCTCGCGACGACCTACCGCGACGTGCGCGGCCTGCGGCGACCAATCGTCCGCCTTCCACTTCCCGGCGAGACCGCGGCCGCGTTCAGAGCCGGCGACGGGCTCTGCCCGGATCGAACCGTCGGGTCGGTGACGTGGAAGGAGTGGGTCACGGCCAGATACGACTGA
- a CDS encoding helix-turn-helix domain-containing protein, producing MSEEPDVETIGTLLEDPTVRTILTETSQKPMSASTLSDHCDASRPTVYRRLEDLRECDLLVERTKPDPDGGHHRTVYSTNLERITVELRDDGLRLRIDRREDMADRFTSLIEGM from the coding sequence GTGAGTGAGGAGCCGGATGTCGAGACGATCGGGACCCTGCTAGAGGACCCGACAGTGCGAACGATCCTCACCGAGACGAGCCAGAAACCCATGTCAGCGAGTACTCTGAGCGACCACTGCGACGCGTCCCGACCCACGGTGTACCGGCGACTGGAAGACCTCCGCGAGTGCGATCTCCTCGTCGAACGGACGAAGCCCGATCCCGACGGGGGCCACCACCGGACCGTCTACTCGACGAACCTCGAGCGGATCACGGTCGAGCTCCGAGACGACGGATTGCGCCTCCGTATCGACCGCCGCGAGGACATGGCGGACCGGTTTACGAGCTTAATCGAGGGGATGTGA
- a CDS encoding DUF7521 family protein — protein MRSIPIQLWEASPAEWVATFVQATDVLSALIGLFIAYQAYRGYRRNDSRPMLVIAVGFLFALAVPFLLVVLYVLVPFLSETFVAVLSQLSQISGLLAILYALRMPA, from the coding sequence GTGCGCTCGATACCGATCCAGCTCTGGGAGGCGTCCCCGGCCGAGTGGGTCGCGACGTTCGTGCAAGCGACCGACGTCCTGAGTGCGCTCATCGGCCTGTTCATCGCCTATCAGGCCTATCGCGGCTACCGGCGAAACGACAGTCGGCCGATGCTGGTCATCGCCGTCGGCTTCCTCTTTGCGCTCGCAGTCCCCTTCCTCCTCGTGGTTCTCTACGTGCTGGTCCCGTTCCTTTCGGAGACGTTCGTCGCCGTCCTCAGTCAGCTCAGCCAGATCTCGGGACTGCTCGCGATCCTGTACGCGCTCAGAATGCCGGCGTAA
- a CDS encoding aldo/keto reductase: protein MQHSELGDSGVEVSEVGFGAWTVGTDWWGDRSDDDAIEMLRYAVEQGITYFDTGDVYGHGNSEELVGRALAEVRDEVTIATKVGYDFYDNPQAGHGELPKEMDPEYLRDAVHKSLDRLGVDSVDVLQLHNADVDEITPDVLELLDELEEEGLIEATGLALGPSIGWLAEGDLAIEEEFDSVQLVWNMLEQEVGDHFLETIERTGSSTSLIPRVPHSSGILNEQVTPETELGEGDHRGFRPDEWYETGWEKLERLRFLERAEHGSAAGSSEQGSRERDGERTMGQASIAWLLSHDPVATVTPTFRTKADIDEWAAASDVPKLSAEEMTRVAELYENDFDIDRDDGMDSLRSSVDGADIESAGLDKLAAD from the coding sequence ATGCAACACAGCGAACTCGGCGACTCCGGAGTCGAGGTCAGCGAAGTCGGTTTCGGCGCGTGGACCGTCGGAACTGACTGGTGGGGCGACCGCTCGGACGACGACGCGATCGAGATGCTGCGGTACGCCGTCGAGCAGGGGATCACCTACTTCGACACGGGCGACGTCTACGGTCACGGCAACAGCGAGGAACTGGTCGGGCGGGCGCTCGCCGAGGTCCGCGACGAGGTTACGATCGCGACGAAGGTCGGCTACGACTTCTACGACAACCCCCAGGCCGGCCACGGCGAACTCCCCAAGGAGATGGATCCGGAGTACCTTCGGGACGCCGTCCACAAGAGCCTCGACCGTCTCGGCGTCGACTCCGTCGACGTGCTCCAACTCCACAACGCGGACGTCGACGAGATCACTCCCGACGTGCTCGAGCTACTGGACGAACTCGAGGAAGAGGGCCTGATCGAGGCCACCGGCCTCGCGCTCGGTCCCTCGATCGGCTGGCTCGCCGAGGGCGACCTCGCGATCGAGGAGGAGTTCGACTCGGTCCAACTGGTCTGGAACATGCTCGAGCAGGAGGTCGGCGACCACTTCCTCGAGACGATCGAGCGGACCGGCTCGTCGACCAGCCTGATCCCCCGCGTCCCCCACTCCTCGGGCATCTTAAACGAGCAGGTCACGCCCGAGACCGAACTCGGTGAGGGCGATCACCGCGGCTTCCGTCCCGACGAGTGGTACGAGACCGGCTGGGAGAAACTCGAGCGGCTTCGGTTCCTGGAGCGCGCGGAGCACGGCTCCGCGGCCGGCTCGAGCGAGCAGGGCTCGCGAGAGCGAGACGGCGAGCGCACGATGGGCCAGGCGTCGATCGCGTGGCTCCTGAGCCACGATCCCGTCGCGACCGTGACGCCGACGTTCCGCACGAAAGCCGATATCGACGAGTGGGCGGCCGCCAGCGACGTACCCAAACTCTCCGCGGAGGAGATGACCCGCGTCGCGGAGCTGTACGAGAACGACTTCGACATCGACCGCGACGACGGGATGGACTCGCTGCGCTCGTCGGTCGACGGCGCGGACATCGAGTCGGCCGGCCTCGACAAGCTCGCGGCCGACTGA